The Mugil cephalus isolate CIBA_MC_2020 chromosome 11, CIBA_Mcephalus_1.1, whole genome shotgun sequence genome includes a window with the following:
- the LOC125017052 gene encoding sialic acid-binding Ig-like lectin 5 isoform X1, protein MFVFFWVTLLFSVWGSKANTDMLAGGKQHCTNGFCVTLSEGNITADTGHSVVIPCSFTTIDDFTPLYILWFKCSPSKIRCEYADMIFHSNKNNRHAQSILQSGFQGRLSLLEPDVSQRNCSIMINDLNESDSGSYQLRLNGVRRGTSDIFTFPLRAIVSVKDVKKIEITGDRSVKEGETLNVTCSVDSFPPSFITWTKYSEESIQNVTGDNLQNNTEMDTLFISNVTTEDSGQYICTAKHLNNTLMEKVIVNVIYKRTPLLTGDTTVTEGETLNVTCSVDSFPPSLITWTKLSSNTILHNNTGSASLVISDVTTEDSGQYVCTATHLNTTVTLHADVTVTCLLKILSSSRCEVQSEVLTCVCITEGFPLTTIKWPLLESHTKYSVMTTVSDHTVNSSIILSVKDHGYTEVECVASSDVGEVKRNLVIIKTDQEVGLLRHHGCYSGVLFWAVAGSSISVNVLFIICILGLWNARKKVNPNEENRTYMSLQKPDPSSEYEVIALRQN, encoded by the exons atgtttgttttcttctgggTGACTCTGCTCTTCTCTGTATGGGGCAGTAAAGCTAACACAG ACATGCTTGCTGGAGGAAAACAACACTGTACAAATGGATTCTGTGTCACTCTCAGTGAGGGGAACATAACAGCAGACACTGGTCACAGTGTTGTGATACCTTGTTCTTTCACTACTATAGATGACTTTACACCACTCTATATACTGTGGTTTAAATGTAGTCCATCAAAAATAAGATGTGAATATGCTGACATGATATTTCACTCcaacaaaaataacagacaCGCTCAGTCAATACTTCAGTCTGGATTCCAAGGCCGATTGTCACTTCTGGAGCCTGATGTGAGccagagaaactgcagcatcaTGATTAATGATCTCAATGAGTCTGATTCTGGATCATATCAGCTCCGACTTAATGGTGTCCGGCGTGGGACATCAGATATATTTACATTCCCTTTAAGAGCGATTGTCTCTGTTAAAG ATGTGAAGAAAATTGAAATCACTGGAGACCGAAGTGTGAAGGAGGGAGAGACTCTGAATGTGACCTGCAGTGTTGATAGTTTCCCTCCATCATTTATCACATGGACTAAATATTCTGAAGAATCCATTCAAAATGTAACAGGAGATAATCTGCAGAACAACACTGAAATGGACACTTTGTTCATCTCTAATGTGACAACAGAAGATTCTGGACAGTACATCTGCACAGCAAAACATCTGAACAACACCCTGATGGAGAAAGTCATCGTGAACGTGATAT ATAAAAGAACGCCTCTTCTCACTGGAGATACGACTGTTACAGAGGGAGAGACTCTGAATGTGACCTGCAGTGTTGATAGTTTCCCTCCGTCTCTTATTACTTGGACCAAACTGAGTTCCAACACAATCCTACACAACAACACTGGATCAGCTTCACTTGTCATCTCTGATGTGACAACAGAAGATTCTGGACAGTACGTCTGCACAGCAACACACTTGAACACGACTGTGACTCTACATGCTGATGTGACTGTGACCT gtctGTTAAAGATATTAAGCAGCTCTAGATGTGAGGTccagtcagaggtcctgaccTGTGTGTGTATCACTGAGGGGTTTCCTCTAACCACCATCAAATGGCCACTGTTGGAGTCCCACACTAAATACTCTGTCATGACCACTGTGTCAGAccacacagtcaacagcagcatCATCCTGAGTGTTAAAGATCATGGTTACACTGAAGTTGAATGTGTTGCCAGCAGTGATGTTGGAGAAGTAAAAAGGAACCTTGTCATCATCAAAACAGATCAAGAAG TAGGTCTGCTGAGACATCATGGATGTTACAGTGGAGTCCTTTTCTGGGCTGTTGCTGGTTCTTCTATCAGTGTCAATGTCCTCTTCATAATCTGCATACTGGGACTTTG GAACGCAAGAAAGAAGGTGAATCCAAATGAAGAGAACAGGACGTACATGTCATTACAAAAACCAGATCCATCCTCAGAGTATGAGGTGATTGCCCTACGTCAAAACTAA
- the LOC125017052 gene encoding hemicentin-1-like isoform X2: MFVFFWVTLLFSVWGSKANTDMLAGGKQHCTNGFCVTLSEGNITADTGHSVVIPCSFTTIDDFTPLYILWFKCSPSKIRCEYADMIFHSNKNNRHAQSILQSGFQGRLSLLEPDVSQRNCSIMINDLNESDSGSYQLRLNGVRRGTSDIFTFPLRAIVSVKDVKKIEITGDRSVKEGETLNVTCSVDSFPPSFITWTKYSEESIQNVTGDNLQNNTEMDTLFISNVTTEDSGQYICTAKHLNNTLMEKVIVNVIYKRTPLLTGDTTVTEGETLNVTCSVDSFPPSLITWTKLSSNTILHNNTGSASLVISDVTTEDSGQYVCTATHLNTTVTLHADVTVTCLLKILSSSRCEVQSEVLTCVCITEGFPLTTIKWPLLESHTKYSVMTTVSDHTVNSSIILSVKDHGYTEVECVASSDVGEVKRNLVIIKTDQEGLLRHHGCYSGVLFWAVAGSSISVNVLFIICILGLWNARKKVNPNEENRTYMSLQKPDPSSEYEVIALRQN; the protein is encoded by the exons atgtttgttttcttctgggTGACTCTGCTCTTCTCTGTATGGGGCAGTAAAGCTAACACAG ACATGCTTGCTGGAGGAAAACAACACTGTACAAATGGATTCTGTGTCACTCTCAGTGAGGGGAACATAACAGCAGACACTGGTCACAGTGTTGTGATACCTTGTTCTTTCACTACTATAGATGACTTTACACCACTCTATATACTGTGGTTTAAATGTAGTCCATCAAAAATAAGATGTGAATATGCTGACATGATATTTCACTCcaacaaaaataacagacaCGCTCAGTCAATACTTCAGTCTGGATTCCAAGGCCGATTGTCACTTCTGGAGCCTGATGTGAGccagagaaactgcagcatcaTGATTAATGATCTCAATGAGTCTGATTCTGGATCATATCAGCTCCGACTTAATGGTGTCCGGCGTGGGACATCAGATATATTTACATTCCCTTTAAGAGCGATTGTCTCTGTTAAAG ATGTGAAGAAAATTGAAATCACTGGAGACCGAAGTGTGAAGGAGGGAGAGACTCTGAATGTGACCTGCAGTGTTGATAGTTTCCCTCCATCATTTATCACATGGACTAAATATTCTGAAGAATCCATTCAAAATGTAACAGGAGATAATCTGCAGAACAACACTGAAATGGACACTTTGTTCATCTCTAATGTGACAACAGAAGATTCTGGACAGTACATCTGCACAGCAAAACATCTGAACAACACCCTGATGGAGAAAGTCATCGTGAACGTGATAT ATAAAAGAACGCCTCTTCTCACTGGAGATACGACTGTTACAGAGGGAGAGACTCTGAATGTGACCTGCAGTGTTGATAGTTTCCCTCCGTCTCTTATTACTTGGACCAAACTGAGTTCCAACACAATCCTACACAACAACACTGGATCAGCTTCACTTGTCATCTCTGATGTGACAACAGAAGATTCTGGACAGTACGTCTGCACAGCAACACACTTGAACACGACTGTGACTCTACATGCTGATGTGACTGTGACCT gtctGTTAAAGATATTAAGCAGCTCTAGATGTGAGGTccagtcagaggtcctgaccTGTGTGTGTATCACTGAGGGGTTTCCTCTAACCACCATCAAATGGCCACTGTTGGAGTCCCACACTAAATACTCTGTCATGACCACTGTGTCAGAccacacagtcaacagcagcatCATCCTGAGTGTTAAAGATCATGGTTACACTGAAGTTGAATGTGTTGCCAGCAGTGATGTTGGAGAAGTAAAAAGGAACCTTGTCATCATCAAAACAGATCAAGAAG GTCTGCTGAGACATCATGGATGTTACAGTGGAGTCCTTTTCTGGGCTGTTGCTGGTTCTTCTATCAGTGTCAATGTCCTCTTCATAATCTGCATACTGGGACTTTG GAACGCAAGAAAGAAGGTGAATCCAAATGAAGAGAACAGGACGTACATGTCATTACAAAAACCAGATCCATCCTCAGAGTATGAGGTGATTGCCCTACGTCAAAACTAA